A region of the Paraburkholderia flava genome:
GCATCTCGGCACGGCGCTGCTCAGACGCAGCACGCGAACACTCAGCCTGACTGCGGCGGGCGAGCGTTACTACGCATCGTGTCGCGCGATCCTGTCGGAGATCGCGCAGGCGGAAGGCGCACTTGCAACCGATGCGACGCTACCGCGCGGCCGCGTGCGTGCGGACATGCCAGGCGTGATCGGCCGCGCGATCGTGTTGCCGAGACTGCGCGAATTCGAGCAGCGCTTTCCCGATATCGAACTGGTGCTCGGACTGAGCGACCGGCCTGCCGATCTGATCTACGACGGCATCGACTGCGTGATCCGTACCGGCGAACTCGCGGATTCGAGTCTGATCGCGCGACGCCTCGGCGTACTGAACTGGCTGACGTGCGCGTCGCCGCGCTATCTGAAAGAGCACGGCGAACCCGCGACCGTCAGCGCGCTACGCACGCATCGCGTGATCAACTACGTGACGAACGCGACGGGTCGTCCGATGGACTGGCGCTTCACCGTCGACGGCGAAGATCTCGCGCTGACGATGGAAAGCCGCTTCGCCGTCAACGAAACCGAGGCGTACGTGCAGTGCGCGCTCGAAGGACTCGGACTGATCCAGATGTCGGAGTTCGTCGCGGCGCCGTACATCGAGACCGGTCGATTGAAGGAGGTTCTCTCCGGCATGCGTCGCGCACCCGTGCCGGTGTCGATCGTCTACCCGGAAGCCCGGCAGGCGACGGCGGCGGTGAGGGCGTTCGTCGGGTGGATTGCGGAGATTTTTCCGCCGGACGGTCTGGTCTAGATCGCCCGTTTGTCCGGTCGCCTCAAGCGGTCAGGGTAAGTCCCGATAGAGATACTGTTTACTAATAATATTATTCATCGGCGAATTCATTACCAGACCTTTCCTCTGCGTCCTGTCTAATTCTCGTGGGATGGCTGGTCGCGTACGCAAGAAATTAATAATAATTTAGACCGCTTCCTGAACGGGATCTCAGCAATCATCTTGCATGGGATCGGAGCGCCTGCTCCGATCGACCGAGGAGACAGACGTGCGCAATTATCTGGTGCTTGCGGCAGCCACGATGCTGGCCGCGTGCGGCGGCGGGGGCGATTCGCCTTCCGCCGTTCCGACGGCGAACAATCAGACGCCGGTCGTCGATGCGGCGGCTTCCGCTGCTGCGGCGTCCAATGCCGACAACGAATTCAGGGCGACGCAAGCGACGCCGCTCGGCATGAAGGTG
Encoded here:
- a CDS encoding LysR family transcriptional regulator, coding for MDKLHAMTTFVRVVEAQSFSKAAQTLSMPRSSVTTTVKNLEQHLGTALLRRSTRTLSLTAAGERYYASCRAILSEIAQAEGALATDATLPRGRVRADMPGVIGRAIVLPRLREFEQRFPDIELVLGLSDRPADLIYDGIDCVIRTGELADSSLIARRLGVLNWLTCASPRYLKEHGEPATVSALRTHRVINYVTNATGRPMDWRFTVDGEDLALTMESRFAVNETEAYVQCALEGLGLIQMSEFVAAPYIETGRLKEVLSGMRRAPVPVSIVYPEARQATAAVRAFVGWIAEIFPPDGLV